GGGCTTGACGCCAAGTCAGTTGGCCAAGCATATGGTGCCTATATTTATGGCGACAGCACCTGCGCTCAGCATGCATTCTACGATGTAATCCAAAGCGGCATTCCAATTATCAATGTTAATAATAATTGTTCTAGTGGCTCGACTGCGTTATTTCTTGCGCGTCAGGCGGTGTTATCTGGACAAGTAGATTGTGCGTTAGCGTTTGGGTTTGAAGAAATGCAACCAGGTGCATTGGGATCGCATTGGACCGACAGAGAAAGCCCTTTTGAGCGGGTTGAGCCAGTATTAAAGCAGTTTAATGCCCCGCAAGGTCCAATTGCATTACGGGCTTTTGGTGCTGCAGGTCGTTATTATATGGATAAGTATCATGTCGGTGCCGATATTTTTGCCAAGGTGGCCGAAAAGTCACGTCGTCATGCGCTACAAAATCCATACTCGATGTTTTCAACGCCATTAACGTATCAGCAAGTGCTTGATGATAAGTTAATTTACGATAATTATTTAACTCGGCTTATGGCTTGTCCTCCCACTTGTGGTGCCGCAGCGACCATCGTTTGCAGCGAACAGTTTGCCCGTCAAAACGGCATTACATCCAAGGTAAAGATTATTGCGCAGGCAATGGCAACTGATACCGAGCAGTCGTGGCAAGACCCAATTTATGCCGTCGGTAAGGGAATGAGCCAACAAGCGGCGCAGCAGGTTTATGATGATGCTGGTATCGACCCCAACGATATCGATGTAATAGAACTGCATGATTGTTTTACCCCAAATGAGGTGATCACTTATGAAGCATTAGGCTTATGTCCTGAAGGCGGCGCAGCTGAATTGATTGCCAATGGTGACAACACTTATGGTGGCAAATTTGTTATTGGGCCATCGGGTGGATTAATGTCGAAAGGACATCCAATTGGTGCCACTGGGCTGGCACAATGTACCGAGCTGACATGGCACTTACGTGGTCAAGCTGGCAACCGGCAAGTCGACAATGCCACATTAGCGCTGCAACATAATGTAGGTTTAGGTGGCGCGGTGGTGGTGACGTTATATGGCGTTTAGCTAACGGTTTGATTTCATGCTGCGCTACAGTGTCGTCGATGTATGAAGGCAATGTAGCGCAACAAGGTGGGCTGTTCGTTAACTGGCTTTTTTGCGACTAAAAGTACGTCGGTAAAAGGTCACCACACTGAATGATAAAATCAATGTGCCAATGAGTGACACCAAGGTAATCAACATTACATAGCTTGCTGGCATGTACAGTCCATCGTGTAGAGGCCGAACAAAACTGGCAATTTTAGCTAATAAAGGTCGGTCACTGTGTTTGATTACTGACTCAATCGTTCCTTGTTGATAATTCATGTTGATGCGATCAGCTTCTCTTAACCACACGCCCTGATGTTCATCGAATTGAATACTGTACACAAGGTCTTGTGGTTTATCTGTTTCTGCTTGCAGGTCTTTATTGGGTTTAGAGCGTGGTTTACTTACTGATACAAGCTCTGCGTCTGGCCAAATTTGTTGTGCATTGCTTAGCTGGCTCAACCAATGACTTGGTTGGCTGACAGAATAAGTTAGTGTCTGTTCGTTGGTGGAATCTTGCTTAAGAACACCTGTCCATAAGCTGTTGTAAGTGATTAAAAATCCGCTGATACACAATATAAACAATGGTACTGAAATAAATAATCCCAGTTGAATGTGGCTTTTAAGTAAACTGCTTGAGCGGGTATTTTTAGGAATACTTTGTTTTAATCTAAATCCATTACGCACTCGCCACCACAGGTAAATGCCAATTAAGGTTACGATGCCCCCCGCAAGCGATGCCCATGCATTAATGTATTTACCACCATTGTCGATGAGAAAATTTCGATGCAACCAAAATACCGTGCTATATCCAGGTAAATCGAAAGAGGAGCTACTCGACAGTTCATTTAACTCTTTGTCCAATGCAATTGATTTACCACGAGTGCTAGCTTGAATATATGGCGTATGTTCTGTTGGAAAGCGAACAGTACTCATGTCGGGATAGCGCTCAAATACACTCGCAACAGTATCGGCTTTTTGTTCAAGTGTGATTGGAGAGTATGTTTGATCTTTACTGTCTAGGCGTTTGAGCAAATCAACGCTACCGAGATATACCCCAGTGGTAAGTACTATTAACATGGTGATGCTAATAAAAAAACCTACCCAGTTGTGAAACCATTTTAATGTCGAAACCATGTTCATTTTTGTTTGCTCAAATTATGCCATGCAGTATTGCAATAGAGTGTTAAACCTGCTGATTTTATTATTTTTTATAAACGTTAATACAAATCCACAAACTTGCGGTAATGATAATTAATCTCAATTATTTGTTCAATTAAAGAAGTGTAAAGATGTGGGGGATAAACCCATTTATCGTCTAAATATC
The nucleotide sequence above comes from Shewanella sp. Arc9-LZ. Encoded proteins:
- a CDS encoding PepSY-associated TM helix domain-containing protein; translated protein: MNMVSTLKWFHNWVGFFISITMLIVLTTGVYLGSVDLLKRLDSKDQTYSPITLEQKADTVASVFERYPDMSTVRFPTEHTPYIQASTRGKSIALDKELNELSSSSSFDLPGYSTVFWLHRNFLIDNGGKYINAWASLAGGIVTLIGIYLWWRVRNGFRLKQSIPKNTRSSSLLKSHIQLGLFISVPLFILCISGFLITYNSLWTGVLKQDSTNEQTLTYSVSQPSHWLSQLSNAQQIWPDAELVSVSKPRSKPNKDLQAETDKPQDLVYSIQFDEHQGVWLREADRINMNYQQGTIESVIKHSDRPLLAKIASFVRPLHDGLYMPASYVMLITLVSLIGTLILSFSVVTFYRRTFSRKKAS
- a CDS encoding lipid-transfer protein, with translation MTAVRVAGVGMIPFCKPGKHEPYRVMAAKAIKLALTDAGLDAKSVGQAYGAYIYGDSTCAQHAFYDVIQSGIPIINVNNNCSSGSTALFLARQAVLSGQVDCALAFGFEEMQPGALGSHWTDRESPFERVEPVLKQFNAPQGPIALRAFGAAGRYYMDKYHVGADIFAKVAEKSRRHALQNPYSMFSTPLTYQQVLDDKLIYDNYLTRLMACPPTCGAAATIVCSEQFARQNGITSKVKIIAQAMATDTEQSWQDPIYAVGKGMSQQAAQQVYDDAGIDPNDIDVIELHDCFTPNEVITYEALGLCPEGGAAELIANGDNTYGGKFVIGPSGGLMSKGHPIGATGLAQCTELTWHLRGQAGNRQVDNATLALQHNVGLGGAVVVTLYGV